Proteins encoded together in one Flavobacterium keumense window:
- the rsmI gene encoding 16S rRNA (cytidine(1402)-2'-O)-methyltransferase gives MSKLYIVPTPIGNLEDMTFRAIRILKEVDLILAEDTRTSGKLLKHFEISTHMHSHHMHNEHKTVENVIARLQAGETIALISDAGTPAISDPGFLLTRACIENGVEVECLPGATAFVPALVNSGLPNDKFIFEGFLPDKKGRQTRYLALAEETRTMILYVSPHKLVKTLAEFCTYFGEDRPVSVSRELSKLHEENVRGTVREVLTHFEKTAPRGEIVVIVGGKPIVKEAKKNKIA, from the coding sequence ATGTCAAAATTATATATCGTTCCAACGCCTATTGGCAACCTCGAAGACATGACTTTTCGTGCTATTCGCATATTGAAAGAAGTGGATTTAATTCTTGCCGAAGACACCCGTACGAGTGGAAAATTATTGAAACATTTTGAGATTAGCACCCACATGCACAGCCACCACATGCACAATGAACACAAAACGGTGGAGAATGTCATTGCGAGATTACAAGCGGGAGAAACCATCGCATTGATTTCGGATGCAGGAACGCCTGCTATTTCAGATCCTGGCTTTTTATTGACACGCGCCTGTATTGAAAACGGTGTTGAAGTAGAATGTTTGCCTGGCGCCACGGCTTTTGTTCCTGCCTTGGTCAATAGCGGTTTACCTAACGACAAATTCATTTTTGAAGGTTTTTTGCCTGACAAAAAAGGAAGACAAACTCGTTATTTGGCTTTGGCCGAAGAAACCCGTACGATGATTTTGTATGTTTCGCCACACAAATTAGTAAAAACGTTGGCTGAATTTTGCACTTATTTTGGCGAAGACCGCCCCGTTTCGGTTTCAAGAGAATTATCCAAACTCCACGAAGAAAATGTCAGAGGTACAGTTAGAGAAGTATTGACTCATTTCGAAAAAACAGCTCCAAGAGGCGAAATCGTAGTGATTGTGGGAGGAAAACCAATAGTGAAAGAAGCGAAGAAAAATAAAATTGCATGA
- a CDS encoding HopJ type III effector protein codes for MTINAFLEKLKQTPEAITFAETIAAIESNYEFRPTAFQNGNQHNGAGENSGSCKVFAFAKIQQLTQAETLACFGGYYFDEVLSDPQGTNHQNIRNFMQSGWDGIQFEGEALTLK; via the coding sequence ATGACTATAAACGCCTTTTTAGAAAAACTAAAACAAACACCCGAAGCCATTACTTTTGCAGAGACTATTGCAGCAATTGAAAGCAATTACGAATTTAGGCCTACTGCTTTTCAGAATGGAAACCAACACAATGGAGCAGGAGAAAATTCTGGTTCTTGCAAAGTATTTGCTTTCGCCAAAATTCAGCAATTGACCCAAGCGGAAACGTTAGCTTGCTTTGGCGGGTATTATTTTGACGAAGTTTTGAGCGACCCACAAGGAACCAACCACCAAAACATTCGCAATTTTATGCAATCAGGTTGGGACGGAATTCAATTTGAAGGAGAAGCGTTGACATTGAAATAA
- the recJ gene encoding single-stranded-DNA-specific exonuclease RecJ: MRWTIKPKPPKEQIQQLAQELNVDSLIAALLLQRGITTFDQAKTFFRPSLDHLHDPYLMKDMDLAVNRIEQAIANQENILVFGDYDVDGTTAVSLVSSYLKSVYPNIATYIPDRYAEGYGISFQGIDFAEDNGFSLIIALDCGIKSIDHVTYAKEKNIDFIICDHHRPGDSLPEAIAILDPKRDDCTYPYDELCGCGVGFKLIQALSQNRNQTIDDLIPYLDLVATAIAADIVPITGENRVLAHFGLQVINQAPRPGIQALIQQIKKQTLTITDVVFVIAPRINAAGRIKHGNQAVALLTEFNLAQAQQFAKEIEDYNSERKGLDQQITQEALLQIEENQEQERFTTVVFQENWHKGVIGIVASRLTETYYRPTLVFTQSGDNYAASARSVRGFDVYNALEACSEHLEQFGGHKYAAGMTLKAENYEAFKNAFEKVVQETIDFELLTPELEVDAEINFLEITPKLVRILKQFEPFGPHNMTPVFVTQNVIDTGYPKFMGTNQEHMRLFVKQNNSEGFAAIGFNLAHKKDLVANRNPFQMAYCIDENEWNGQLSLQLRLKDIQ; encoded by the coding sequence ATGCGTTGGACTATCAAACCAAAACCCCCGAAAGAACAAATTCAACAACTCGCCCAAGAGCTCAATGTTGATTCTTTAATTGCTGCTTTGTTGCTCCAACGCGGGATTACCACTTTTGACCAAGCCAAAACTTTCTTTCGCCCATCGTTAGATCATCTCCACGACCCCTACCTGATGAAAGATATGGATTTGGCTGTCAACCGAATCGAACAAGCCATTGCCAACCAAGAAAATATTTTAGTTTTTGGCGATTATGACGTGGACGGAACCACAGCAGTATCTTTGGTTTCTTCCTATTTAAAAAGTGTTTATCCCAATATTGCGACTTATATTCCAGACCGCTATGCCGAAGGGTACGGAATTTCATTTCAAGGCATTGACTTTGCCGAAGACAATGGTTTTTCGTTGATTATTGCTTTGGACTGCGGAATCAAATCCATTGATCATGTGACCTACGCCAAAGAAAAAAATATCGATTTTATCATTTGCGACCACCACAGACCGGGAGATTCCTTACCTGAGGCTATCGCTATTCTTGATCCAAAAAGAGACGATTGCACCTACCCTTACGACGAATTGTGCGGTTGCGGCGTGGGTTTCAAATTGATTCAGGCGTTGAGTCAAAATCGGAATCAAACTATAGACGATTTAATTCCGTATTTGGATTTAGTCGCCACAGCCATCGCAGCCGATATTGTTCCCATAACTGGTGAAAACAGAGTATTAGCGCATTTTGGCTTACAAGTGATTAATCAAGCACCGCGACCTGGAATTCAAGCGCTGATTCAACAAATAAAAAAACAAACACTCACCATAACCGATGTCGTTTTTGTCATTGCACCGCGAATTAACGCAGCGGGACGCATCAAACACGGGAATCAAGCAGTAGCACTGTTGACCGAATTTAATTTGGCTCAAGCCCAACAATTTGCCAAAGAAATTGAAGACTACAATTCGGAACGCAAAGGTTTAGACCAACAAATCACCCAAGAAGCGTTATTACAAATCGAAGAAAATCAAGAACAAGAGCGTTTTACAACAGTAGTTTTTCAAGAGAATTGGCACAAAGGTGTCATTGGAATTGTTGCTTCTCGACTGACTGAAACCTACTATCGACCAACTCTGGTTTTTACCCAAAGCGGCGACAACTATGCGGCTTCAGCACGTTCTGTAAGAGGTTTTGACGTGTACAATGCACTCGAAGCTTGTTCTGAACATTTGGAGCAATTTGGCGGACATAAATATGCTGCAGGAATGACTTTGAAAGCAGAGAATTACGAAGCTTTCAAAAATGCCTTTGAAAAAGTAGTACAAGAAACCATTGATTTTGAATTGCTCACTCCTGAACTTGAGGTAGATGCCGAAATCAATTTTTTAGAAATTACCCCAAAACTTGTTCGGATTTTAAAACAATTTGAGCCTTTTGGCCCACACAATATGACACCCGTTTTTGTAACTCAAAATGTCATCGACACAGGTTATCCAAAATTCATGGGCACTAATCAAGAACACATGCGCCTTTTTGTCAAACAAAATAATTCGGAAGGATTTGCTGCCATTGGTTTTAACCTAGCCCATAAAAAAGATTTGGTCGCCAATAGAAACCCCTTTCAAATGGCGTACTGCATTGATGAAAACGAATGGAATGGTCAATTAAGCCTACAACTCCGACTAAAAGATATTCAATAA
- a CDS encoding MFS transporter — MKPKNDPYEALRYREFNVFLILRFAMVFAWSMQFVVIEWQVYSLTKSALSLGIIGLMEIIPAVSMALFAGHIVDQNEKKGMLLKCILGFLTISLGLFLLTWPVIVSGWSTYAVLYSIYFLVFLGGLVRSFLGPTVFSLMSQIVPKKAYSNAATWSSSVWQIASVLGPAIAGFSITWIGVHWSMCSVVGFATIALITLSKIESKPILNPKIGEPVMQSLKEGVKFVFQNKTILGALSLDMIAVLFGGAVALLPIFAQDILKVGSEGFGILRAAPAIGAFLTMFVSAYVPLNKNAGMKLLVAIFAFGVCIIVFGLSTIFWLSVFALFMSGVVDGISVVIRQTILQLKTPDHMRGRVAAVNSIFVGSSNELGAFESGLTAKLMGTVTAVVFGGSMTLLTVLITGISSPTFRKLDLEKDLEEHRKEG; from the coding sequence ATGAAGCCAAAAAACGACCCTTACGAAGCCTTACGATACCGCGAATTCAATGTGTTTTTAATCTTGCGATTTGCCATGGTGTTTGCCTGGTCGATGCAATTTGTTGTGATTGAATGGCAAGTCTATAGCTTGACCAAAAGTGCCTTGTCCCTAGGAATTATTGGGTTAATGGAAATTATTCCTGCCGTTTCGATGGCGCTTTTTGCTGGACATATTGTCGATCAAAACGAGAAAAAAGGAATGCTTCTAAAATGTATTTTAGGATTTTTAACGATTAGTCTGGGATTGTTTTTACTGACTTGGCCTGTCATCGTTAGTGGTTGGTCAACCTATGCGGTATTGTACAGTATTTATTTCTTGGTGTTTTTAGGAGGACTAGTCCGCTCTTTTTTAGGACCAACCGTTTTCTCTTTAATGTCGCAAATTGTTCCTAAAAAAGCTTATTCCAATGCGGCCACTTGGAGCAGTTCGGTCTGGCAAATTGCTTCCGTTTTAGGACCTGCCATAGCAGGATTTTCTATTACCTGGATTGGTGTGCATTGGTCGATGTGTTCTGTAGTGGGTTTTGCTACTATCGCTTTGATTACCCTTTCAAAAATTGAATCCAAACCGATTTTGAATCCAAAAATTGGAGAACCCGTGATGCAAAGTTTGAAAGAAGGTGTAAAATTTGTGTTTCAAAATAAAACGATTTTAGGAGCTCTTTCGTTAGATATGATTGCGGTCTTGTTTGGAGGTGCTGTAGCGTTACTACCCATTTTTGCCCAAGATATTCTAAAAGTGGGTTCAGAAGGTTTTGGAATCTTGCGAGCCGCTCCTGCTATTGGGGCATTCTTAACGATGTTTGTATCGGCTTATGTGCCTTTGAATAAAAATGCAGGTATGAAATTGCTGGTTGCTATTTTCGCTTTCGGGGTTTGTATCATTGTCTTTGGATTGTCCACTATTTTCTGGTTATCTGTTTTTGCCTTGTTCATGAGCGGGGTGGTAGATGGGATTTCTGTGGTGATTCGTCAAACTATTTTACAATTGAAAACGCCTGACCATATGCGAGGGCGTGTAGCTGCTGTCAACTCTATTTTTGTGGGTTCATCTAACGAATTAGGGGCTTTTGAAAGTGGATTGACTGCTAAGTTAATGGGAACCGTAACCGCAGTCGTTTTTGGCGGAAGCATGACTCTTTTAACGGTCTTGATTACAGGAATTTCTTCGCCTACATTCCGAAAATTGGATTTAGAAAAAGACTTGGAAGAACATCGAAAAGAGGGATAG
- a CDS encoding DUF2200 domain-containing protein yields the protein MPTTPEHNERIAKMTFASVYPLYLAKVERKGRTKEELHQVITWLTGFDDTTLFQLMDEKVTFKTFFERAQLNPKAQLITGTICGYKIEEIENALTQQVRYLDKLVDELAKGKKLDKILR from the coding sequence ATGCCAACAACCCCTGAACACAACGAGCGAATTGCTAAAATGACTTTTGCTTCAGTCTATCCGCTTTATCTTGCAAAAGTAGAACGAAAAGGCAGAACCAAAGAAGAATTGCATCAAGTAATTACTTGGCTGACGGGATTTGACGACACTACACTCTTCCAACTCATGGATGAAAAAGTGACTTTCAAAACCTTTTTTGAAAGAGCGCAGTTGAACCCAAAAGCCCAATTAATTACAGGAACTATTTGTGGTTACAAAATTGAAGAAATTGAAAACGCCTTGACACAACAAGTGCGGTATTTGGATAAGTTAGTCGATGAACTAGCAAAAGGTAAAAAATTAGATAAAATTTTAAGATAA
- a CDS encoding FMN-binding negative transcriptional regulator, with protein sequence MHIPKINLITDKNEMISFMKQFSFATIITVKDELPIATHLPFVVKEKEGNILLSSHFNKANEQWKTIENSKILVIFSEPHAYISPTNYDTLLSVPTWNYISIHAYGKGKILTKKAEVIKSLEDSIDNYEISFREQWDNFPEDYKLKMSNGVVAFEILVSNLQGNKKLSQNKSETEKQKIITTLSKSNDLNEKLIAKYMKNMNKA encoded by the coding sequence ATGCATATTCCAAAAATAAACCTGATAACAGATAAAAATGAAATGATTTCATTTATGAAACAATTCAGTTTTGCAACTATCATTACTGTCAAAGATGAACTTCCTATTGCAACCCATCTCCCATTTGTAGTAAAAGAAAAAGAGGGCAATATTCTACTTTCGTCTCATTTTAACAAAGCAAATGAGCAATGGAAAACTATTGAAAACAGCAAAATTTTAGTTATTTTTAGTGAGCCACATGCTTATATCTCTCCTACAAATTACGACACCCTTTTAAGTGTTCCTACCTGGAACTACATTTCTATTCATGCTTACGGTAAAGGAAAAATACTGACCAAAAAAGCAGAGGTCATAAAATCACTTGAAGATAGCATTGATAATTACGAAATTTCATTCAGAGAGCAATGGGATAATTTTCCTGAGGATTATAAATTAAAAATGTCAAATGGGGTAGTTGCATTTGAGATATTAGTTTCTAATTTGCAAGGAAATAAAAAATTAAGTCAGAATAAATCAGAGACCGAAAAGCAAAAAATTATTACTACACTATCAAAAAGTAATGATTTAAATGAAAAATTAATTGCAAAATACATGAAAAATATGAATAAGGCGTAA
- a CDS encoding UDP-2,3-diacylglucosamine diphosphatase, which translates to MSLANNKKIYFASDQHFGAPTAELSFPREQKFVAWLDEVKQDAEAIFLLGDLFDFWFEYKTVVPKGFVRILGKLAAIRDSGIPIYFFVGNHDLWMEDYFQKELNIQVYRDNQEFTFGDKTFLIGHGDGKGPGDKGYKRMKKLFTNPVAKWFFRWLHPDLGVGLAQYLSVKNKLISGAEDVVFLGEENEWLIQYSKRKLETKHYNYLVFGHRHLPMVFPLGNNSDYVNLGDWITYFTYGVFDGDTFKIKKFE; encoded by the coding sequence ATGTCATTAGCCAATAACAAAAAAATATATTTCGCTTCCGATCAGCATTTTGGAGCGCCAACTGCCGAATTGAGTTTCCCAAGGGAACAAAAATTTGTGGCTTGGTTGGATGAGGTAAAACAAGATGCCGAAGCTATTTTTTTATTGGGTGATTTGTTTGATTTTTGGTTTGAATACAAAACGGTTGTTCCAAAAGGATTTGTACGTATTTTAGGTAAATTGGCTGCAATTCGTGACAGCGGAATTCCTATTTATTTCTTTGTGGGCAACCACGATTTGTGGATGGAAGATTATTTTCAGAAAGAACTCAATATACAGGTGTATCGCGACAATCAAGAATTTACTTTTGGTGACAAAACCTTTTTGATAGGCCATGGAGATGGTAAAGGACCTGGTGACAAAGGGTACAAACGCATGAAGAAACTGTTTACTAATCCAGTGGCTAAATGGTTTTTCCGTTGGTTGCATCCGGATTTGGGAGTGGGTTTAGCCCAATACCTTTCGGTGAAAAACAAATTGATTTCGGGTGCCGAAGATGTAGTTTTTTTGGGAGAAGAAAACGAGTGGTTGATTCAGTATTCCAAACGTAAACTAGAAACCAAGCACTACAATTACCTTGTTTTTGGACACCGTCATTTACCGATGGTTTTTCCTTTAGGCAATAACTCTGACTACGTGAATTTAGGCGATTGGATTACTTATTTTACTTACGGTGTTTTTGATGGAGATACTTTTAAAATAAAAAAGTTTGAATAA
- a CDS encoding 6-pyruvoyl trahydropterin synthase family protein, with the protein MSNIRITKQFSFETGHALYGYDGKCKNVHGHSYKLSVTVIGKPIVNRNDVKFGMVIDFSDLKKIVKEEIVDQFDHATVFNETTPHVELANELKSRGHHVILVDYQPTSENMVIDFAQRIKNRLPDSIKLFSLKLQETDSSFAEWFASDNL; encoded by the coding sequence ATGAGCAATATTAGAATCACCAAACAATTTAGTTTTGAAACCGGTCACGCTTTATATGGCTATGACGGTAAATGTAAAAACGTACACGGACACAGTTATAAATTATCGGTAACGGTGATTGGTAAACCTATTGTGAATCGAAATGATGTAAAATTTGGAATGGTGATTGATTTTTCTGATTTGAAAAAAATTGTGAAAGAAGAAATTGTAGATCAGTTTGATCACGCTACTGTTTTTAATGAAACTACCCCTCATGTTGAGTTGGCTAACGAATTGAAATCGCGTGGGCATCATGTGATTTTAGTCGATTACCAACCTACAAGTGAAAATATGGTGATTGATTTTGCCCAACGCATCAAAAATAGATTACCTGATTCCATCAAATTATTCTCTTTAAAGCTTCAAGAAACCGATTCGTCATTTGCAGAGTGGTTTGCCAGCGATAATTTGTAA
- a CDS encoding enoyl-CoA hydratase/isomerase family protein encodes MALHNSKGAISISIDARVATIEFGHPASNSFPAQLLYQLTETIETLGQNPDVAVVVLKSQGTATFCAGASFDELLAVTNETEGKTFFSGFAHLINAMRKCPKLIIGRVQGKTVGGGVGIAAACDYVLATQEASIKLSELAIGIGPFVIEPAVSRKIGKTALAELSLTAQEWKSAAWAKEKGLYANTFESIEKLDEAVAEFTRQLATYNPEALTAMKKVLWEGTEHWDTLLVERAAITGKLAVSEATKTALAAFKK; translated from the coding sequence ATGGCATTACACAATTCGAAGGGGGCTATATCCATTTCTATCGATGCTAGAGTTGCTACGATTGAATTTGGACATCCTGCTAGTAATTCTTTTCCAGCACAGTTGTTGTATCAATTAACTGAGACTATCGAGACTTTGGGACAAAACCCAGACGTGGCAGTAGTGGTTTTAAAAAGTCAAGGAACGGCTACTTTTTGTGCTGGCGCTTCTTTTGATGAATTACTTGCAGTGACCAACGAAACAGAAGGCAAAACTTTCTTTTCAGGATTTGCTCACTTGATCAATGCGATGCGAAAATGCCCAAAACTTATTATAGGTCGCGTGCAAGGGAAAACAGTAGGAGGAGGTGTAGGCATTGCAGCAGCTTGTGATTATGTTTTGGCAACTCAAGAAGCAAGCATAAAATTATCGGAATTAGCGATTGGTATCGGACCTTTTGTGATAGAACCTGCCGTATCCAGAAAGATAGGAAAAACGGCTTTAGCAGAATTGTCTTTAACTGCACAAGAATGGAAATCAGCGGCTTGGGCCAAAGAAAAAGGGTTGTATGCCAATACCTTTGAATCTATTGAAAAATTAGACGAAGCGGTTGCTGAATTCACGCGCCAACTCGCAACCTATAATCCAGAAGCGCTAACAGCCATGAAAAAAGTGCTTTGGGAAGGAACAGAACATTGGGATACTTTATTAGTTGAAAGAGCTGCAATCACTGGAAAATTAGCAGTTTCTGAAGCAACTAAAACGGCCCTGGCAGCCTTTAAAAAATAG
- the radA gene encoding DNA repair protein RadA, with amino-acid sequence MSKVKTSFFCQNCGTQYAKWQGQCNACKEWNTIAEEIVQKQEKVAWKSEPKVAGKAPKPLRINEIDSTQEIRLDTTDNELNRVLGGGIVPGSLILLGGEPGIGKSTLLLQISLSLPYKTLYVSGEESQKQIKMRAERITPNGDNCYILTETKTQNIFKQIEAIQPEIVIIDSIQTLHTDYIESTPGSISQIRETTAELIKFAKETNIPVILIGHITKDGTIAGPKILEHMVDTVLQFEGDRNHVYRILRSLKNRFGSTSEIGIYEMLGSGLREVSNPSEILISHKDEELSGTAIATTLEGMRPLMLEIQALVSTAVYGTPQRSTTGYNAKRLNMILAVLEKRAGFRLGAKDVFLNVTGGISVDDPAIDLAVVAAILSSNEDIPVNKDFCFAGEVGLSGEIRPVNRVDQRIQEAEKLGFSTIFVSKYNKIALKNPGIKIRLVAKIEDVAGELFG; translated from the coding sequence ATGTCAAAAGTAAAAACCTCATTTTTCTGTCAAAACTGCGGTACGCAATATGCCAAATGGCAAGGGCAATGCAATGCCTGTAAAGAATGGAATACCATTGCCGAAGAAATTGTTCAGAAACAAGAAAAAGTAGCTTGGAAAAGCGAACCGAAAGTTGCTGGAAAAGCACCCAAACCTTTGCGAATCAATGAAATCGACTCTACTCAAGAAATTCGACTAGACACAACTGACAACGAACTCAATCGCGTTTTAGGGGGCGGTATTGTTCCTGGATCTTTGATTCTTTTAGGCGGTGAACCGGGTATTGGAAAAAGTACACTTTTGCTTCAAATTTCCCTCAGTTTACCTTATAAAACACTTTATGTTTCGGGTGAAGAAAGCCAAAAACAAATAAAAATGCGCGCGGAACGCATTACCCCAAACGGCGATAATTGTTACATCTTAACCGAGACAAAAACTCAAAATATATTCAAGCAAATTGAAGCCATTCAACCTGAAATTGTCATCATTGACTCCATTCAAACGCTTCACACTGATTATATCGAATCCACCCCAGGCAGTATTTCTCAAATTAGAGAAACTACAGCTGAGTTGATTAAATTTGCTAAAGAAACCAATATTCCTGTCATTTTAATTGGACATATTACCAAAGATGGTACCATAGCTGGGCCAAAGATTTTAGAACACATGGTTGATACCGTTTTGCAATTTGAAGGCGACCGAAATCATGTGTACCGCATTTTGCGTTCGCTAAAAAACCGATTTGGCTCTACTTCTGAAATTGGTATTTACGAAATGTTGGGCAGCGGCTTGCGCGAAGTGTCCAACCCATCTGAGATTTTGATTTCGCACAAAGATGAAGAATTATCAGGAACTGCTATTGCTACTACCTTAGAAGGCATGCGACCTTTGATGCTCGAAATACAAGCTTTAGTAAGCACCGCTGTATATGGAACACCCCAACGTAGCACGACGGGATACAATGCCAAAAGACTGAATATGATTTTGGCGGTTTTAGAAAAACGAGCTGGTTTCCGTTTAGGAGCCAAAGACGTTTTCTTAAACGTAACGGGCGGAATCTCTGTGGACGACCCCGCTATCGATTTAGCAGTTGTAGCGGCAATTTTGTCTTCCAATGAGGACATTCCTGTCAATAAAGATTTTTGTTTTGCTGGCGAAGTGGGTCTTTCAGGCGAAATTAGACCTGTGAACCGTGTGGATCAACGCATTCAAGAAGCGGAAAAATTAGGGTTTTCTACCATTTTTGTATCCAAGTACAACAAAATCGCATTGAAAAATCCCGGAATTAAAATTCGTCTAGTAGCTAAAATTGAAGATGTGGCAGGAGAATTATTTGGGTAA
- a CDS encoding lipoprotein signal peptidase, whose protein sequence is MSLRNAYLLVLLVLVVDQVSKIYIKTNFILGEEVEVFSWFKIYFIENEGMAWGTRIPGEYGKLILTVFRLFAVAGIGYWLWDSVERRRSSNYLIVAIALIMAGAFGNILDSVFYGVTFDDSQQNVATLFSNKPYGTWFHGKVVDLFYFPIWQGNLPSWLPIWGGKEFTFFNAIFNVADVAISTGVGILLFFNKKAFHKYE, encoded by the coding sequence ATATCATTACGAAACGCTTATCTACTAGTGCTACTTGTATTAGTTGTAGATCAGGTGTCTAAAATTTATATTAAGACTAACTTCATTTTGGGTGAAGAAGTGGAGGTATTTTCTTGGTTTAAAATTTACTTCATTGAAAACGAAGGAATGGCATGGGGTACACGAATTCCGGGAGAGTACGGCAAATTAATACTGACCGTATTTCGTTTATTTGCTGTAGCAGGAATAGGGTACTGGCTTTGGGATTCGGTTGAAAGAAGACGCAGTTCTAACTATTTGATTGTGGCCATTGCGTTGATTATGGCAGGTGCTTTCGGGAATATTTTAGACTCCGTTTTTTATGGGGTAACGTTTGATGATAGTCAACAAAATGTAGCGACTTTGTTTTCGAACAAGCCCTATGGTACTTGGTTTCATGGTAAGGTAGTTGACCTGTTTTATTTTCCTATTTGGCAAGGGAATTTGCCTTCGTGGTTGCCTATTTGGGGCGGAAAAGAATTTACCTTTTTTAATGCCATCTTTAATGTAGCTGATGTAGCTATTTCTACAGGGGTGGGGATTCTACTTTTCTTTAACAAAAAAGCATTTCATAAATACGAATAG
- a CDS encoding TraR/DksA family transcriptional regulator, producing the protein MVDEIARYSDADLAEFKELIQKKIVKAQEDLDLIKSAYMNDLNNGTDDTSPTFKAFEEGSETMSKEANSQLAIRQEKFIRDLKNALFRVENKTYGVCKVTGKLISKERLLIVPHATMSIEAKNMQR; encoded by the coding sequence ATGGTAGATGAAATTGCAAGATACTCAGATGCAGATTTAGCAGAATTTAAAGAATTAATTCAAAAAAAGATAGTAAAAGCTCAAGAAGATTTGGACTTGATTAAGAGCGCTTATATGAATGATTTGAATAATGGAACAGACGATACGTCTCCAACATTCAAAGCGTTTGAAGAAGGTAGCGAAACCATGTCTAAAGAAGCCAATTCACAATTAGCCATTCGTCAAGAAAAGTTCATTCGTGACTTGAAAAATGCGCTTTTCCGTGTTGAAAATAAAACCTACGGAGTGTGTAAAGTAACTGGAAAATTAATTAGCAAAGAACGCTTATTGATTGTGCCTCACGCTACGATGAGTATCGAAGCAAAAAATATGCAACGATAA